In Saccopteryx leptura isolate mSacLep1 chromosome 11, mSacLep1_pri_phased_curated, whole genome shotgun sequence, the following proteins share a genomic window:
- the TXNDC2 gene encoding thioredoxin domain-containing protein 2: MWTLTDIRVHEQFGDKFVLQDKKTFYDKLGKSWRAQLYLHCESYEVGTDRDKKLEMESDKTGAPEEPKMRPDKQAEAHESDPNESPLLQVLSSHVTLLVPEFLDPALTQEKAFAHDVSNTQHRAAEESKVPQPEDTFIPEQGGDISSSSAKTMQPKEGDTPNFSRKTILPKQSDTPSSPGKTILPKEDSTFNSSKTPILPKEGNTANSSEKPIQPKHGDIYNSSEKAIPLKQGDISNSSEKTIPLKQSDIPNSSEKTIPFKQGDIPNSSEKAIPPEQGDTPNSSEKTIPLKQSDTPNSSEKTIPPEQGDTPNSSEKTIPLKQSDTPNSSEKAIPLKQSDTPNSSEKAIPPEQGDIPNSSEKNIPLKQSDIPNSSEKTIPLKQSGIPNSSEKTIPFKQGDTPNSSEKTIPPEQSVIPNSSEKAIPPEQGDTPNSSEKTIPLKQSDTTKSSEKTIPLKQSHTSNSSEKAIPLKQSDTPKSSEKTIPPEQGDTPNSSEKAIPPEQGDTPNSSEKTIPLKQGDTPNSSEKNILCKQDNTPKLSAKTILPQESDIDKSPGETIQPKESHASKSSEENISLKQSDTRKSPEETVQLNEANNPRSSEKAIQLKNSDTPKSSEENISLKQGDAPKSPEEIIHPKDNDTPKSSEKDTQLKEGENLKSSEETIQTVEGDISAEETVKLLEVNMVKVALNKEDFELALKEARERLVVVDFSAAWCAPCRAIKPLFCSLSVEHEDVVFLEVDVDKCEELVIEHGIMGIPTFQFYKNKEKVGEFCGALNEKLKTSIAELK, from the exons ATGTG GACCCTGACTGACATAAGGGTTCATGAGCAATTTGGGGACAAGTTTGTGCTGCaagataaaaaaacattttatgacaaG CTTGGAAAAAGTTGGAGGGCACAGCTTTACCTTCATTGTGAGTCTTATGAAGTAGGAACGGATAGAGacaaaaaattggaaatggaAAGTGATAAAACCGGAGCCCCAGAAGAACCAAAAATGAGGCCAGACAAACAAGCAGAAGCACATGAGAGTGATCCTAAtg AGAGTCCACTATTACAAGTTCTGTCCAGCCATGTGACTCTGCTGGTCCCAGAGTTCTTGGATCCAGCACTCACTCAGGAGAAGGCCTTTGCCCATGACGTCAGCAACACACAACACAGGGCAGCAGAGGAGTCCAAAGTTCCACAGCCCGAGGACACGTTCATTCCTGAGCAGGGAGGTGACATCTCCAGTTCTTCAGCAAAAACCATGCAGCCCAAGGAAGGTGACACCCCCAATTTCTCAAGAAAAACCATCCTTCCCAAGCAAAGTGACACACCCAGTTCCCCAGGAAAAACCATCTTGCCTAAAGAGGACAGCACCTTCAATTCCTCAAAAACCCCCATTCTTCCCAAAGAGGGTAACACTGCTAATTCCTCAGAAAAACCCATCCAGCCCAAGCATGGTGACATCTACAATTCCTCAGAAAAAGCCATCCCACTCAAGCAGGGTGACATCTCCAATTCCTCAGAGAAAACCATCCCACTCAAGCAGAGTGACATCCCCAATTCCTCAGAAAAAACCATCCCATTCAAGCAGGGTGACATCCCCAATTCCTCAGAAAAAgccatcccaccagagcagggtgACACCCCCAATTCCTCAGAAAAAACCATCCCACTcaagcagagtgacacccccaATTCCTCAGAAAAAActatcccaccagagcagggtgACACCCCCAATTCATCAGAAAAAACCATCCCACTcaagcagagtgacacccccaATTCCTCAGAAAAAGCCATCCCACTcaagcagagtgacacccccaATTCCTCAGAAAAAgccatcccaccagagcagggtgACATCCCCAATTCCTCAGAAAAAAACATCCCACTCAAGCAGAGTGACATCCCCAATTCCTCAGAAAAAACCATCCCACTCAAGCAGAGTGGCATCCCCAATTCCTCAGAAAAAACCATCCCATTCAAGCAGGGTGACACCCCCAATTCCTCAGAAAAAaccatcccaccagagcagagtGTCATCCCCAATTCCTCAGAAAAAgccatcccaccagagcagggtgACACCCCCAATTCCTCAGAGAAAACCATCCCACTCAAGCAGAGTGACACCACCAAATCCTCAGAAAAAACCATCCCACTCAAGCAGAGTCACACCTCCAATTCCTCAGAAAAAGCCATCCCACTcaagcagagtgacacccccaaatcctcagaaaaaaccatcccaccagagcagggtgACACCCCCAATTCCTCAGAAAAAgccatcccaccagagcagggtgACACCCCCAATTCCTCAGAAAAAACCATCCCACTCAAGCAGGGTGACACCCCCAATTCCTCAGAAAAAAACATCCTGTGCAAGCAAGACAACACcccaaaactttcagcaaaaacCATCTTGCCCCAAGAGAGTGATATCGACAAATCTCCAGGAGAAACCATCCAGCCCAAGGAGAGTCACGCCTCCAAGTCCTCAGAGGAAAATATTTCACTCAAGCAAAGTGACACTCGCAAATCCCCAGAAGAAACTGTCCAGCTCAACGAGGCTAACAATCCCAGGTCCTCAGAAAAAGCCATCCAGCTCAAGAACAGTGACACACCCAAGTcctcagaagaaaacatttcaCTCAAGCAAGGTGACGCTCCCAAATCCCCAGAGGAAATCATCCATCCAAAGGACAATGACACCCCCAAGTCCTCAGAAAAAGACACCCAGCTCAAGGAGGGCGAAAACCTCAAGTCTTCAGAAGAAACCATTCAGACTGTAGAAGGTGACATCTCCGCAGAAGAAACAGTGAAGCTCTTGGAGGTCAACATGGTAAAAGTGGCCCTTAACAAAGAGGATTTCGAGTTGGCACTCAAAGAGGCCAGGGAGAGGCTGGTGGTTGTGGACTTCTCAGCCGCGTGGTGTGCACCTTGCAGGGCCATCAAGCCCCTTTTCTGTTCCCTGTCTGTGGAGCATGAAGATGTAGTGTTCTTGGAAGTGGATGTTGATAAGTGTGAGGAGCTGGTGATAGAACACGGGATCATGGGCATCCCAAcctttcagttttataaaaacaaagaaaaggtggGTGAATTTTGTGGTGCCCTCAATGAAAAACTCAAAACAAGCATTGCAGAATTAAAGTAG